From a region of the Paenibacillus sp. FSL R10-2734 genome:
- a CDS encoding CpsD/CapB family tyrosine-protein kinase, translating to MKKKTPSLYCLEQPKSSNGDQFRTIRSNIRYTRVGGEIRSLLVTSSLPDEGKSTVAMNLAIAMVETGRTVLLIDGDLRTPTVHKAFDLPNWVGLSSILVDQTRVEDCIIPIEDSEGLFVLTSGPISPNPADLLGSTGMKRLFAELSEKFDTIVIDSSSVLMPFSDALILAKMTEGVLLVVKSGKVLLKHTNSAKQILEQQGAHILGAVLNYRKGRKRYKIRSEDFADWASSSGLV from the coding sequence ATGAAGAAGAAAACGCCAAGCTTGTATTGCCTGGAACAACCGAAATCATCTAATGGAGATCAATTCCGAACGATACGCTCCAATATTCGCTATACCCGAGTAGGTGGAGAAATCCGATCTTTATTGGTCACAAGCTCACTTCCAGATGAAGGCAAGTCGACAGTGGCAATGAACTTGGCCATAGCCATGGTGGAAACGGGTAGAACCGTGCTGCTGATAGATGGAGATTTGCGCACGCCAACTGTGCATAAGGCATTCGATCTACCCAATTGGGTCGGATTAAGTAGTATCCTAGTGGATCAAACCCGTGTGGAGGATTGTATTATTCCTATTGAGGATTCAGAAGGACTTTTTGTACTGACATCGGGTCCGATCTCCCCCAATCCGGCTGATTTACTAGGATCAACAGGAATGAAAAGGTTATTCGCAGAGCTTAGTGAGAAATTTGATACGATTGTCATCGATTCTTCTTCTGTGTTAATGCCTTTTTCGGATGCCCTTATCTTGGCGAAGATGACCGAGGGGGTACTGTTAGTTGTAAAATCCGGGAAAGTGCTCTTGAAGCATACCAACTCTGCGAAACAGATACTTGAGCAGCAAGGGGCACATATTTTGGGAGCGGTTTTGAATTATCGAAAAGGTAGAAAACGTTACAAAATTCGCAGTGAAGATTTTGCCGATTGGGCCTCATCTTCAGGACTGGTCTAA
- a CDS encoding oligosaccharide flippase family protein yields the protein MTLASLRYLFGNITYAGAQFVIVILLNKFGSTEIVGQYSLGLAVTAPIFMLSHLHLRSVLIVDTSGKYLFGDFFGLRLVTTAVAFTITAGCCIISGFDWNTALVIFFIGLYRIVESVSDILLGIVQKQERLDQISFSRAAKGLFSILVFALVFIPTQSLILALLVMIIGWLAITIGYDARKARAHTSLRPLFNKRRIWGLLIVSSPLGVVLALMSLNTNIPLYAISYFKGEHDLGVYATLSYMIVACNVVVTALGEAITPRLARWHAAGRHKEFVSLLSRMIAMGVGISAIACLIGWMFGHQLLTLLFSPDVAAEIGLFHWLLISTVLVFVSSYLWYAITATGKYKAQIPLFLCSVITNGLSCLIFVPIYGVLGAAMGASLALFVQMIGSVIVLFLVIRQARNQVQRELAA from the coding sequence ATGACACTTGCTTCTCTTCGTTATTTATTCGGGAATATCACATACGCAGGCGCTCAATTCGTGATAGTAATATTGCTTAATAAATTTGGCTCAACCGAAATCGTTGGACAATATTCGTTAGGGCTTGCGGTGACTGCTCCCATCTTCATGCTGTCGCATCTGCATCTGCGTTCAGTCTTGATCGTTGACACATCGGGGAAATATCTTTTTGGAGATTTTTTTGGACTTCGCCTCGTGACAACCGCAGTGGCGTTCACGATTACAGCAGGCTGTTGCATAATCAGTGGTTTTGATTGGAATACAGCTTTAGTCATATTTTTCATCGGATTGTATAGAATTGTTGAGTCGGTCAGCGATATTTTATTGGGTATCGTTCAGAAGCAGGAACGGCTAGATCAAATCTCTTTCTCGAGAGCTGCTAAAGGATTGTTCTCCATACTTGTCTTCGCCCTCGTATTTATCCCTACACAGAGTCTCATTCTAGCGTTATTAGTCATGATTATCGGGTGGTTAGCGATAACCATTGGATATGATGCACGCAAAGCGAGAGCACATACGTCGCTCAGACCTCTTTTTAACAAAAGACGTATATGGGGCTTACTAATCGTAAGTTCACCCCTTGGTGTTGTGCTGGCGTTGATGTCGCTAAATACGAATATCCCACTATACGCGATTTCATACTTTAAAGGTGAACATGACTTAGGTGTATACGCTACGCTCTCATACATGATCGTTGCCTGCAATGTTGTTGTTACTGCACTCGGTGAAGCGATAACACCACGTCTTGCCCGCTGGCACGCTGCCGGACGACATAAGGAGTTTGTCTCTTTACTCAGTCGAATGATTGCAATGGGCGTAGGAATTAGTGCGATCGCTTGTTTGATCGGATGGATGTTTGGTCATCAGCTACTAACATTACTATTCAGTCCAGATGTGGCTGCAGAGATAGGTTTATTTCATTGGTTGCTCATTTCTACCGTATTGGTATTTGTTTCGTCTTACTTGTGGTATGCCATAACGGCTACCGGGAAGTACAAAGCGCAGATTCCATTGTTTCTGTGTTCGGTGATCACTAATGGGCTTTCTTGTCTAATATTCGTGCCTATTTACGGGGTGTTAGGTGCTGCGATGGGCGCTAGTTTGGCATTATTCGTTCAGATGATTGGCAGTGTGATCGTACTTTTCTTGGTCATCCGTCAGGCAAGGAATCAGGTACAACGGGAATTGGCCGCATAG
- a CDS encoding O-antigen ligase family protein, translating to MTSVPVVGKPYTMRNLFLFAVMGYIICLPAQIDIGGAFRIAPSDLFLMLGLFAAGLHLKVDPRQFSSWHWGMLFIFVLASFVSIWRNGFITQYALLQKDVGFILLLLTYIMLIQAVDSWDRLYKMLQAFLISVLIFNGVALFDFFSGVKVPFMVQDGRLSGMLIDPNAYGGLLVTAFAIHIMTSGDGVKLLPGWVSTLATITLAGGIMMTFSRSSWIGLFLVLLTLLLTNPSHLLKIGMGFSVAFVALLLYKGTAYLDVLGNMASRPSQIQSRLDIIGKAVDWIAQSPLLGIGLGTYNYELRIIIHNTPIWFMTEFGLLGLIVYGGFMLWFFIVGIRSYRAADKVNRPIIMALLLSHAAMIGLSMGIEALFQRYWWFMMAMNAACIRLTNTGWKGVRRYRTKGIERPTGGKLRQPTEQAQQAH from the coding sequence ATGACATCTGTACCCGTTGTAGGGAAACCCTACACCATGCGTAATTTATTTCTGTTTGCGGTTATGGGTTACATCATCTGCCTTCCAGCTCAAATTGATATCGGCGGCGCCTTTCGAATCGCACCCTCTGATCTCTTCTTAATGCTAGGTTTGTTTGCAGCAGGTTTACACCTCAAAGTGGACCCGAGGCAATTCAGTTCATGGCATTGGGGGATGTTGTTTATCTTCGTCCTCGCTTCATTTGTATCCATTTGGCGCAATGGATTCATTACGCAATACGCGCTATTGCAAAAGGATGTTGGCTTCATTCTCCTACTGCTGACTTATATCATGCTTATCCAGGCTGTAGACAGCTGGGATCGGTTATATAAAATGCTACAAGCCTTTCTGATCAGTGTGCTGATTTTCAATGGCGTCGCTTTGTTCGATTTTTTTAGCGGAGTCAAAGTGCCGTTTATGGTGCAAGACGGTCGACTGTCCGGGATGCTAATTGATCCGAATGCATACGGCGGATTATTAGTAACGGCTTTCGCCATTCATATTATGACGAGCGGTGATGGGGTGAAGCTTCTTCCGGGATGGGTGAGTACGTTAGCGACGATAACCTTAGCCGGGGGCATTATGATGACCTTTTCACGATCGTCATGGATTGGCCTTTTCCTTGTTCTTCTTACACTTCTGCTGACTAATCCTTCTCATCTTCTCAAGATCGGCATGGGGTTTAGCGTCGCGTTTGTAGCATTGCTGTTGTATAAAGGCACAGCTTATCTGGATGTGCTTGGGAATATGGCCAGTAGACCTTCGCAGATTCAGTCACGTCTTGACATCATTGGGAAGGCGGTGGATTGGATCGCACAAAGTCCATTGTTAGGGATTGGACTCGGTACTTATAACTATGAACTGCGCATTATTATCCATAATACTCCGATCTGGTTTATGACGGAATTTGGCTTACTGGGCCTGATCGTGTATGGCGGATTCATGCTCTGGTTCTTCATCGTTGGGATCCGTTCTTATCGCGCGGCTGACAAGGTGAACAGACCGATCATTATGGCATTACTGCTGTCTCACGCAGCGATGATTGGACTTTCGATGGGAATAGAAGCCTTATTCCAGCGGTACTGGTGGTTCATGATGGCTATGAACGCAGCTTGCATCCGATTAACGAATACGGGGTGGAAAGGAGTGAGGCGGTATCGAACCAAAGGCATTGAAAGGCCAACCGGGGGTAAGCTACGACAACCAACCGAACAGGCGCAACAAGCGCATTAA
- a CDS encoding glycosyltransferase family 4 protein gives MKGQPGVSYDNQPNRRNKRINKRFGSIPAEDSRPVRVAFVASIYGHFVSFHLPYMELLQQKGCEVHAYAQPGEARLRLEEKGIVCHDVPIQRSPLQMRNWAALGILTESFKKEGFQFVHVHTPVASILGRIAAHRAGVPCTLYTAHGFHFFKGAPLLNWMLYYPLERLMARWTDVLITINSEDHERAQKFSVRKKVTYVSGVGLDLQVYGSEQEHCEAAKEKAERRRQLFNLRKSDNDELPFVVLCVAELNANKNQKQLIEALGQLGVLAGNIHLAFAGTGPFDHTLTELANRLGVNDQVHLLGYRKDIPDLLRACDVAALVSYREGLPRAIMEAMAVGKPVIGTHIRGIRDLIEHESTGMLVPVDDITVTAKALIQLRDDPALTKAMGEANKERIIRYGLPAVLRAMDSIYVEALNKGETLRLPSEMHASLSGD, from the coding sequence TTGAAAGGCCAACCGGGGGTAAGCTACGACAACCAACCGAACAGGCGCAACAAGCGCATTAACAAGAGATTCGGGAGCATACCTGCTGAAGACTCTAGGCCAGTAAGAGTTGCTTTTGTAGCCTCCATTTATGGGCATTTCGTGAGTTTTCATCTACCTTACATGGAGTTATTACAGCAAAAGGGTTGTGAAGTTCATGCTTACGCGCAGCCAGGGGAAGCGAGATTACGCTTAGAAGAGAAGGGGATCGTGTGCCATGATGTGCCCATTCAGCGCAGCCCTTTGCAGATGCGGAACTGGGCCGCTCTAGGGATATTAACGGAAAGCTTCAAGAAGGAGGGGTTCCAGTTCGTCCATGTACATACGCCAGTCGCCTCGATTCTCGGACGGATTGCGGCCCATAGAGCAGGTGTACCTTGCACATTGTATACAGCTCACGGCTTTCATTTCTTCAAGGGAGCCCCTCTGCTGAACTGGATGCTTTATTATCCGTTAGAACGGCTGATGGCTCGTTGGACAGATGTGTTGATTACCATAAATAGTGAAGATCATGAACGTGCCCAGAAATTTTCTGTTCGAAAAAAAGTGACCTATGTAAGTGGTGTCGGACTTGATCTCCAGGTTTACGGTAGTGAACAGGAGCATTGTGAAGCTGCGAAGGAAAAGGCAGAAAGGCGACGCCAACTATTTAATCTGCGGAAGAGTGACAATGATGAACTTCCTTTCGTCGTCCTATGCGTTGCTGAACTGAACGCTAACAAGAACCAGAAGCAGCTGATCGAAGCACTGGGACAGTTGGGCGTTCTAGCAGGTAATATCCATCTGGCTTTTGCAGGTACGGGGCCGTTCGATCACACACTAACGGAACTTGCTAATCGGCTAGGAGTTAACGATCAGGTGCATCTGCTTGGGTACCGTAAGGATATTCCGGATCTACTTAGAGCGTGTGATGTAGCTGCTCTAGTATCCTATCGCGAGGGATTACCTCGGGCGATTATGGAGGCGATGGCAGTAGGAAAACCTGTGATCGGTACGCATATTCGGGGAATTCGCGATTTGATCGAACATGAGTCAACGGGCATGTTGGTTCCAGTTGATGATATTACCGTTACCGCTAAGGCATTAATTCAACTACGTGATGATCCTGCATTAACCAAGGCGATGGGGGAAGCGAACAAGGAGAGGATCATTCGCTATGGTCTGCCTGCGGTGCTTCGTGCAATGGACTCGATCTATGTTGAAGCGCTGAATAAGGGGGAAACATTGAGGCTTCCGTCTGAAATGCATGCGAGTCTGTCGGGAGATTGA
- a CDS encoding nucleoside-diphosphate sugar epimerase/dehydratase — translation MRMRIVRLVMLDAGIIAASVWLVFLLRFDFQIPEMYVWMLPWAIFIHIAVYAAFSFGFKVYNNIWRYTGMRELLQLLKVSALTLVGVIVVNVSTHAVVPSYRLPISIYFAAGYVFLGIVGLRMVKRLLNDGFETAGAKDSFEGNLLIVGAGKAGILVTKDIKHSKFKFMNPVAFIDDDTFKQKLEVMGLPIVGNRKFIPEAVKQLDISFIIIALPTAPHNDLMEIIEICKSTKAQIKLMPSMTEILDGKMAINRIREVSVNDLLGRTPVEINTEEIRENLGSECILITGAGGSIGSELCRQLAAYRPKEMLLLGHGENSIYLIEQELRKLYPEQKIQPIIADIQDVSRIESVFQNFRPSIVYHAAAHKHVPLMEMNPVEAVKNNVIGTRNVAEASAKYGVKRFILISSDKAVNPTSVMGATKRAAEMIINDQNSSSKTVFAAVRFGNVLGSRGSVIPLFKRQIESGGPVTVTHMDMVRYFMTIPEAVQLVIQASVLAQGGEVFVLDMGKPVRIYDLARDLIRLSGLEPDKDIPIVITGIRPGEKLYEELLTEEEGLQVTNNYRIMISRPQSVSRSELNLVLGVLENLCKRYEFVPSSYQIKKLLKQLIPSYSGFQEEPQVATHELERIKSEVHAGI, via the coding sequence ATGAGAATGCGGATCGTCCGTTTGGTCATGTTGGATGCGGGGATTATTGCAGCTTCAGTGTGGCTTGTGTTTTTACTTCGGTTTGATTTTCAAATCCCTGAGATGTACGTATGGATGCTTCCGTGGGCAATATTCATTCACATTGCGGTGTATGCGGCCTTCTCATTCGGATTCAAAGTGTATAACAACATTTGGCGATACACGGGAATGAGAGAGTTACTCCAGCTTCTAAAAGTGAGTGCATTAACACTCGTTGGAGTGATTGTTGTCAATGTATCCACGCATGCAGTGGTCCCTTCCTATCGACTACCAATTTCTATTTATTTTGCAGCGGGTTATGTGTTTCTCGGCATTGTCGGATTACGAATGGTAAAACGTCTTCTAAATGATGGGTTTGAGACAGCGGGTGCGAAGGATTCCTTCGAAGGAAATCTTCTAATCGTAGGAGCTGGTAAGGCAGGAATCCTCGTTACTAAAGATATCAAGCATTCAAAGTTTAAATTTATGAATCCGGTCGCCTTCATTGATGATGATACATTCAAACAAAAGCTGGAGGTTATGGGGCTGCCGATTGTGGGTAACCGAAAATTCATTCCCGAGGCAGTGAAGCAGTTGGATATTTCTTTCATTATTATTGCGCTTCCGACGGCTCCGCATAACGACTTAATGGAGATCATCGAGATCTGTAAATCAACAAAAGCACAGATTAAGCTAATGCCGAGCATGACAGAAATTTTGGACGGGAAAATGGCAATCAATCGGATCCGTGAAGTGTCCGTAAATGATTTGCTAGGTAGAACTCCAGTAGAAATTAACACGGAAGAGATTCGCGAGAATTTGGGGAGTGAGTGTATCCTCATCACGGGTGCAGGAGGCTCCATTGGGTCGGAACTGTGCCGACAGCTCGCTGCCTATCGTCCGAAGGAGATGCTGCTTCTTGGACACGGGGAGAACAGTATTTACCTGATTGAACAAGAGCTACGCAAGCTATACCCTGAGCAGAAGATTCAGCCCATCATTGCTGATATTCAGGATGTTTCTCGGATCGAAAGTGTTTTCCAGAATTTCCGACCTTCGATCGTGTATCACGCCGCCGCGCACAAGCATGTTCCCCTCATGGAGATGAATCCGGTGGAGGCAGTTAAGAACAACGTTATCGGAACAAGGAATGTAGCGGAGGCGAGTGCCAAATATGGCGTTAAGCGGTTCATACTAATTTCTTCCGACAAAGCAGTTAATCCAACCAGTGTTATGGGAGCTACGAAGCGGGCTGCAGAAATGATTATTAATGATCAGAATTCATCCAGCAAGACAGTTTTTGCCGCTGTACGTTTCGGTAATGTGCTTGGTAGTCGGGGGAGCGTTATCCCGTTATTCAAAAGACAAATCGAGAGCGGTGGCCCGGTTACGGTTACCCATATGGATATGGTGCGGTATTTCATGACGATCCCTGAAGCAGTGCAGTTGGTAATCCAGGCAAGTGTACTGGCGCAAGGGGGCGAGGTGTTCGTGCTTGATATGGGTAAGCCGGTTCGTATATATGATCTTGCGAGAGATTTAATACGTTTGTCAGGCCTAGAACCCGATAAAGATATCCCGATTGTGATCACGGGGATTCGTCCTGGAGAGAAATTATATGAGGAGCTCCTGACGGAAGAGGAAGGCCTTCAAGTCACCAATAATTATCGCATCATGATCAGTCGTCCGCAAAGTGTTTCCAGATCCGAACTGAATTTGGTCCTTGGTGTTCTGGAGAATTTGTGCAAACGTTACGAATTTGTGCCAAGCAGCTATCAGATTAAGAAATTGTTAAAGCAGCTTATTCCGAGTTATTCGGGCTTTCAAGAAGAACCTCAGGTGGCTACTCATGAGCTTGAACGGATCAAATCCGAAGTTCATGCGGGGATCTGA
- a CDS encoding LCP family protein, translated as MKSFMSAWKKRLRGKRDKEITGKRIVLRRIGRFALIAFFIVIVVGGIWIKGVLNPEQRFQKAVLNPLTIPSSKISVEPAASSQSNGILNSSAITDDLVLPSSEPTATPAAADKKTSSFNVVLIGTDTWGGEISRADTIMVAHVMPDQRKVNIVSVPRDTKVYVQNVGYTKINHAHIVGESKGGNQQGTLTLIQAVSDFMNIPIHHYIKTNFSGVRDFIDSIGGIDMVIDQDVTITPEITIKKGEQHLDGVHALYLARERYSTPDGDFSRQEEQFNIVRAVANKLLSPEHLPDLAGLLLHEKKDIIDTSFSDSDLLSLAWLFKGIASADFKYEQIPGKNSFAPDPLVGTKVYYWSADLKQVNSLKERLFTD; from the coding sequence ATGAAGTCGTTTATGAGCGCCTGGAAAAAAAGATTGCGGGGCAAGCGGGACAAGGAAATCACAGGAAAGCGTATAGTCTTGAGGCGAATTGGAAGATTCGCCCTGATTGCTTTTTTTATTGTGATTGTCGTTGGTGGGATCTGGATTAAAGGGGTGTTAAATCCTGAGCAGCGATTTCAAAAGGCTGTCCTTAATCCATTGACGATACCTAGCTCTAAAATTTCTGTGGAACCTGCAGCAAGCTCACAGTCAAATGGGATTCTGAATAGCTCAGCAATTACGGATGACCTAGTACTACCATCGTCTGAACCAACAGCGACACCTGCTGCAGCCGATAAAAAAACTTCATCTTTCAATGTGGTGTTAATTGGAACAGATACCTGGGGCGGGGAAATCTCGCGCGCTGACACCATTATGGTTGCACATGTGATGCCGGATCAGCGAAAAGTGAATATTGTCTCAGTACCGCGAGACACAAAAGTTTATGTGCAAAATGTTGGATATACCAAGATTAATCATGCTCATATAGTTGGGGAGTCAAAAGGCGGGAATCAGCAGGGAACGCTGACGCTCATTCAAGCAGTCAGCGACTTTATGAATATCCCCATTCATCATTACATCAAGACGAACTTCTCCGGTGTTCGTGATTTCATCGATTCGATTGGCGGGATCGATATGGTAATCGATCAGGATGTGACCATAACCCCAGAGATCACCATCAAGAAAGGTGAGCAGCATCTGGATGGCGTGCACGCACTATACCTAGCGAGGGAGCGATATTCGACTCCGGATGGTGACTTTAGTCGCCAAGAGGAACAATTTAATATCGTTAGAGCAGTGGCCAATAAGCTATTAAGCCCTGAGCATCTTCCAGATCTGGCGGGATTATTACTTCATGAAAAGAAAGACATTATCGATACAAGCTTCAGCGACAGTGATTTGCTCAGCTTGGCTTGGTTGTTCAAGGGGATAGCTTCCGCAGATTTCAAATACGAGCAGATTCCGGGTAAAAACAGCTTTGCACCTGATCCATTAGTCGGAACTAAGGTGTACTACTGGAGTGCTGATTTAAAGCAGGTGAACTCACTTAAGGAACGTCTTTTTACGGATTAA
- a CDS encoding sugar transferase gives MYRYMKRSFDLVGAIVMLCIFSPVLAVVALLIRMKLGSPILFKQQRPGRGEKPFFIYKFRTMAELYDTQGQLLPDERRYIKFGGIIRKLSLDELPQLVNVVKGEMSLIGPRPLLMRYSPHYSERERLRFSVRPGITGLAQVSGRNTSSWKDRLSYDVTYVENLSLRLDALILCKTVLKVIRQDDVVANPGRHSLPLDEYRLNKKEGQA, from the coding sequence ATGTATCGCTATATGAAACGAAGCTTCGATCTAGTGGGAGCGATCGTTATGTTATGTATATTTAGTCCAGTTCTGGCTGTGGTGGCGTTGTTGATTCGAATGAAGCTTGGAAGCCCAATCTTGTTCAAGCAGCAGCGACCAGGACGGGGAGAGAAACCCTTCTTCATCTACAAATTTCGAACCATGGCTGAACTTTATGATACGCAGGGACAGCTATTACCGGATGAGCGACGATATATCAAGTTTGGTGGAATCATCCGCAAGCTAAGTCTGGATGAGCTGCCGCAATTGGTGAATGTTGTGAAGGGAGAAATGAGCCTAATTGGCCCAAGACCCTTACTCATGCGTTACAGCCCGCACTACTCCGAACGGGAGAGATTGCGATTCTCTGTAAGACCAGGAATTACGGGATTAGCACAGGTGTCAGGACGCAATACTTCGTCGTGGAAAGACCGTCTTTCGTATGATGTCACCTATGTCGAGAATCTAAGCTTAAGACTTGATGCGCTGATTTTATGTAAAACCGTATTGAAGGTGATTCGCCAAGATGACGTTGTAGCCAATCCAGGTCGGCATAGCCTACCTCTGGATGAGTATAGGCTGAATAAAAAGGAGGGGCAGGCATGA
- a CDS encoding GNAT family N-acetyltransferase produces MNVQFRPLHEEDINHACRLLKSNLPEHVYNQTIFACAGYPAYLQAACKCGAHSATLLIGAYIGDLLIGFAEWRRMEQMLVLNNLNVDAVYRKDGIGGMLMAYGEKLAKREGIKKLVLDVFSWNEQAHAWYLRLGFAEEGRTYWYVRDLERSLVANADVIAASAHIDDEEVAYIIDDYPMAEAHHLKYGFSSFRIRTNQKTSVVGRLGEQYFRIQLQIGEWDGGYPLTDVLLDLDRERKLLLLSSDAFLRERDPALSLSTESIRMIKILDYQEATYE; encoded by the coding sequence ATGAATGTGCAGTTTAGACCGCTGCATGAAGAAGATATAAATCATGCATGCCGGCTCTTGAAGAGCAACTTACCGGAGCATGTTTACAATCAAACGATATTTGCTTGTGCTGGTTATCCAGCATATCTACAAGCAGCTTGTAAGTGTGGCGCCCATTCAGCCACATTGTTAATTGGAGCCTATATTGGAGATCTGCTCATTGGGTTCGCTGAATGGCGTCGAATGGAACAGATGTTAGTTCTAAATAACTTGAATGTGGATGCGGTGTATCGCAAGGATGGCATTGGCGGCATGCTCATGGCTTACGGAGAGAAATTAGCCAAGAGAGAGGGCATTAAGAAGCTGGTACTTGATGTGTTCTCATGGAATGAACAGGCTCATGCTTGGTATCTTCGCCTAGGCTTTGCGGAAGAAGGACGTACTTATTGGTACGTGAGAGATTTGGAACGTTCATTAGTGGCTAATGCAGATGTTATTGCTGCTAGCGCGCATATAGATGATGAAGAAGTGGCTTACATCATTGATGATTACCCAATGGCAGAGGCACATCATCTAAAATACGGATTCTCTTCTTTTAGGATTAGAACAAATCAGAAGACTTCAGTTGTGGGTCGACTCGGCGAGCAGTATTTTCGCATCCAGCTGCAAATTGGGGAGTGGGATGGTGGGTACCCACTAACTGATGTGTTACTCGACCTAGACCGGGAGAGAAAGTTGTTGTTACTTTCATCCGATGCATTTTTACGAGAGAGAGACCCTGCGCTTAGCTTAAGCACTGAAAGTATACGAATGATTAAGATATTGGATTATCAGGAGGCGACATATGAGTAA
- a CDS encoding GNAT family N-acetyltransferase has translation MSNFIVLNSSHSEEWDAYLNQMDRKDIYFSVDFFRLFEDEDHQQAELFVFKQGEQLIIYPYLLRSISHLPAVIQLGLEGEWYDISTPYGYGGPISNVPTGAERTELYRQFSETFTDYCREKRIMTEFVRFHPLIGNATEYQKGLTTELNRNTAYMDLTVGSESALIQNYGSNHKRNIRKLKSAPFTIRKSDLKDRIESFTELYYGTLNDLQADPFYYFPQKFIEDTSLLPEGQVELFEAVDGEKTVAACIVLLDRPWMHYHLCGWDRAYLQWSPTKFLIHSAAVWGMENGYEKFHLGGGYKGNDELFQFKLRFATQLEPLDYYLGKRIFFPEVYERIVSFCDTEIAGNYFPIYRHPSIFNQNILDHALK, from the coding sequence ATGAGTAACTTCATTGTCCTTAATAGCTCGCATTCTGAAGAATGGGATGCTTATTTGAATCAGATGGATCGAAAGGATATCTATTTCTCTGTAGATTTTTTTCGACTGTTCGAGGATGAAGATCATCAACAGGCAGAGCTGTTTGTATTTAAGCAGGGTGAACAGCTCATCATTTATCCTTACTTACTTCGATCGATAAGCCATCTTCCCGCAGTCATCCAACTGGGTCTTGAAGGGGAATGGTACGACATTAGTACACCTTATGGATACGGGGGACCGATATCTAATGTTCCTACAGGAGCTGAACGAACAGAGCTGTATCGACAATTCAGTGAAACGTTCACAGATTACTGCAGAGAGAAAAGGATTATGACCGAGTTTGTAAGGTTTCATCCTTTAATAGGCAATGCCACCGAATACCAAAAAGGGCTTACTACGGAGTTGAACCGGAATACAGCTTATATGGATTTGACGGTTGGTTCGGAGTCAGCGCTTATCCAGAATTATGGCAGCAATCATAAAAGAAATATTCGCAAATTAAAGTCAGCTCCATTTACCATTCGAAAGTCGGATCTTAAGGATCGGATCGAGTCTTTCACCGAATTATATTACGGTACGTTAAATGATTTACAAGCAGATCCCTTTTATTATTTCCCTCAAAAATTTATAGAAGATACAAGCCTTTTGCCAGAAGGGCAGGTAGAGCTATTCGAGGCGGTGGATGGGGAGAAGACGGTAGCGGCCTGTATTGTACTTCTTGATCGACCATGGATGCATTATCACTTATGCGGTTGGGATCGGGCTTATCTGCAGTGGTCACCAACCAAATTTCTCATCCACTCAGCAGCCGTGTGGGGGATGGAGAATGGATACGAAAAATTCCATCTCGGTGGGGGATATAAGGGCAACGACGAACTGTTTCAGTTTAAGCTAAGATTCGCTACTCAACTAGAGCCACTGGACTATTACTTAGGTAAACGAATATTTTTTCCTGAGGTGTATGAACGTATTGTATCATTCTGCGACACGGAAATTGCGGGAAATTACTTTCCAATCTATCGGCATCCGTCTATTTTCAATCAAAATATATTGGACCACGCTCTGAAGTAA